From one Flavobacteriales bacterium genomic stretch:
- a CDS encoding S8 family serine peptidase codes for MNFNYRTLLTIGLSLVISLTGFAQDDSLKGWQHKDPSEGTPGVGTDKAYELLKDRKPTKVVVAIIDSGVDTDHEDLKEHIWTNEDEIPGNGIDDDKNGYVDDIHGWNFLGNAAGVNLDEANLEITRIYRKLAPKFGEIESEKDVAKADREDYKLFKKAEETILKELNESANEFGQIDAFVTVYKAADSTAKAELGENYTTEQLLSWAPESDDLKLYQSVLAGLAQDETFSFEGLMDYHKYLKDKLEYHYNPRFVDRAVLGDDYENTSEHFYGNNDVSAPHNDHGTHVSGIVGAVRNNDIGMNGICENVELMILRTVPNGDEFDKDVANAIRYAADNGAQIMNMSFGKPYSPQVDAVYEAIKYAEDKGVLMVHGAGNDAANIDKVANYPNPYYSFQKKPCATWLAVGASGPTEDDHLVGVFSNYGKKKLDIFAPGVQIYSAKPDDTYEFADGTSMAAPVVTGVAALIKSYFPNITAVQLRELLMESATDFSKEKVLMPDEDRDPTKLTKFKKLSKTGGIVNAYNAAKLALTKYSE; via the coding sequence ATGAATTTCAATTATCGCACACTCCTAACGATCGGCCTTTCGCTGGTCATTTCACTTACGGGTTTCGCGCAAGACGACTCGCTGAAAGGCTGGCAGCACAAAGACCCATCAGAAGGAACACCTGGCGTTGGAACCGACAAAGCCTACGAACTGCTGAAAGACCGCAAACCGACCAAAGTCGTGGTGGCCATTATCGATTCGGGCGTTGATACCGACCACGAAGACCTGAAAGAACACATTTGGACAAACGAGGACGAGATTCCAGGAAACGGAATTGATGACGATAAGAACGGCTACGTGGATGACATCCACGGCTGGAATTTTCTTGGAAATGCCGCTGGTGTGAACTTGGACGAGGCCAATCTGGAGATTACACGCATCTACCGAAAACTGGCACCGAAGTTCGGAGAGATTGAATCGGAAAAGGATGTTGCCAAGGCCGATCGCGAAGACTACAAACTGTTCAAGAAAGCGGAGGAAACGATCCTTAAAGAGCTGAACGAGTCTGCCAACGAATTCGGACAGATCGATGCGTTTGTCACCGTTTACAAGGCTGCCGACAGCACCGCCAAGGCAGAACTCGGTGAGAATTACACGACCGAGCAACTGCTGAGCTGGGCACCCGAATCAGACGACCTCAAACTTTATCAAAGTGTTCTTGCGGGTTTGGCGCAGGACGAAACCTTCAGTTTCGAAGGGCTGATGGATTACCACAAATACCTGAAGGACAAACTGGAATATCACTATAACCCACGGTTTGTGGACCGTGCTGTTTTAGGTGATGATTACGAGAACACATCCGAGCATTTCTACGGAAACAATGATGTTTCTGCTCCGCACAACGACCACGGCACGCACGTTTCAGGAATTGTAGGCGCTGTGCGAAACAACGATATCGGTATGAACGGTATCTGCGAGAATGTGGAACTGATGATCCTTCGCACCGTTCCTAACGGAGATGAGTTCGACAAGGATGTGGCCAACGCCATTCGCTATGCGGCCGACAATGGCGCGCAGATCATGAACATGAGTTTCGGTAAGCCTTATTCTCCGCAGGTGGATGCTGTTTACGAGGCGATCAAGTATGCCGAGGACAAAGGCGTGCTCATGGTTCACGGAGCTGGAAATGACGCGGCCAACATCGACAAAGTGGCCAATTATCCCAATCCGTATTACTCTTTCCAGAAGAAACCATGCGCCACGTGGCTTGCCGTTGGCGCTTCTGGCCCTACCGAAGATGACCACTTGGTTGGCGTTTTTTCGAACTATGGCAAGAAGAAACTGGACATTTTCGCGCCTGGCGTACAGATCTATTCGGCAAAGCCAGATGATACGTACGAGTTCGCTGATGGCACAAGCATGGCCGCTCCTGTGGTTACAGGTGTTGCCGCGCTCATCAAATCGTATTTTCCCAACATCACCGCTGTTCAGTTGCGGGAACTTCTGATGGAGTCGGCCACAGATTTTTCCAAAGAAAAAGTGTTGATGCCCGATGAGGACCGCGACCCTACCAAGTTGACCAAATTCAAAAAACTGTCGAAAACAGGTGGCATCGTGAACGCTTACAACGCGGCCAAACTGGCGTTGACAAAATATTCTGAGTAG
- a CDS encoding response regulator, whose translation MSDIRLILVDDHQIVLDGLKALLDDIDGFDCVATADNGQKALDLLKVFDIDLVLMDLDMPVMNGVDATRRIKKDHPNVKVISLTQHNERGMVQQLLECGSDGYLLKNIAQDELANAIRKVVSGERVFSEEVTMSLAGKAVEKNANGVEVELTEREIEILTLIAEGLSSKQIGEKLFISPRTVDTHRTNLMNKLDIHNIAGLIRFALKNGYA comes from the coding sequence ATGAGCGACATCCGATTGATCTTAGTTGATGACCACCAGATCGTTCTTGACGGCCTCAAAGCCCTTTTGGACGATATCGATGGTTTTGATTGTGTGGCCACGGCCGATAATGGCCAAAAGGCGCTTGACCTTCTAAAGGTTTTCGATATCGACCTTGTGCTCATGGACCTCGACATGCCTGTGATGAACGGGGTGGATGCCACCCGAAGGATCAAAAAAGATCATCCGAACGTAAAGGTCATTTCACTTACGCAGCACAACGAGCGCGGCATGGTGCAGCAATTGCTCGAATGCGGATCGGACGGCTACCTGCTCAAGAATATCGCTCAGGATGAACTTGCCAATGCCATACGGAAAGTTGTTTCGGGCGAACGCGTCTTCTCTGAAGAAGTGACCATGAGCCTGGCAGGAAAAGCCGTGGAAAAGAATGCGAATGGCGTGGAGGTGGAACTCACCGAACGGGAAATTGAGATCCTGACACTCATTGCCGAAGGGCTGAGCAGCAAGCAGATCGGAGAGAAGCTCTTCATCAGCCCGCGCACGGTTGACACCCACCGCACCAACCTGATGAACAAACTCGACATCCACAACATTGCAGGATTGATCCGCTTTGCTTTGAAGAACGGCTACGCGTAA